Part of the Hirundo rustica isolate bHirRus1 chromosome 3, bHirRus1.pri.v3, whole genome shotgun sequence genome, AAATCAGGATCTGagacagcagcacacagctcGCTCCTGGTGAGGCAGGAGAGCCACTGCCTGTCCTGCCTCTCCCGTCACCCTGTCCTGCTCGGCGCTGGCACGGGAGCAGGGTGAGTAACACAGGTGACCCCTCCTGCCACATTAAGAGGCCAGTTTGCTAATTCAGGGATGCGTCATGGAGATTACAGGGGAGGGTGGCAGATTTCCTTAGAGCCAGCTAAGCGCTTTGTTAAATCATGTcttaggggagggaaaaagtAAAATGCATCCTGTAAGCctttgctgcctgccagggcagccccgCTTTTTAATTTGATGTGCCGTAATTAGTCTAGCCGCTGCAGGATCCTCGTCAGCTCCTGCGGGCTTGCCTGCTTCTGCCTGTGCTGTAATTGCTGCTTCAGGGGGAgaaaactaactaaaaaaaagacataaaaatgtGAAGTGTTTTGTACAAATCCCAGGCTGTAAATTATTTAGCAGGTGAAACAGAAATGTGCTGTGTGTTTCCGGGAAGCAAGAGACTGCACCAGAAATGATGCGGCGCAGCTTGCGGCTCTGCCGCGATGTGACTTCTGCAGAGTCATGTTGgtgggagcttttttttttttcttttttttttttctgaatatattcTTGTTGGCTGATAGCCCAGAATAGGTAGCAGAGCAAGAGGCAAGGGATTGTATAACACAGCCAAGTGATTTATGTGCTTGcctctgcagctgagcagtgttAGGGTCTCTGGTCTTTTTACCTTCAGTGTAGAAAACGTTTGAAAATTCAAGGTAACACTGAGttgttctctctctccccctccgAACTTAGCCTGTGGCTGTTGGGAAACATGTTTCTTATTGCTTTGCACGTTGTATGAGGTTGCGTCTGCCTTTCTTTTGATGTGCCTTTTGTTCTTGATGACTTATCTCTGCTGCCATAACTGACATTAAATCCATGGACTAGGGGTCTTCTGGAGGAAGCAGAGATACTTCTTGGTAGATGGAGCTTCTCTTGGGGATGGAGAAGCATCATTGCGAAGGAATTAAGGGAATAAAGCTTTGGGATTAGAAGTAGAGATAGATGGATTTATAGCAAAGCCCAGTTGTTTCCAGTTCAGTGTCTAAAAACTGCTGTCCTTTTACCTGTGTCTGATGCAATGAGGAGCTGAGTTACAGCAGAGTTCCTtgaagagtgtaaaaatagcaCCAGGTTTTTTCTCCTGTTGCTAATGCAGCTGGTTTAGAGAGGGTTCAGATGTGGTTGGAGGCTCAAAGCAGAACATCCCTTGCGGTCTCGCCAAACCTAACACTTCCACTGGGTCATAAAAATTTGTggaaaggcagaggagctgagaaATAGCCCAGAAACAGCTGCTAGCCTGGATTTCATCCTGGTTTGTGTTACTCAGAAAGGTAACTATTTGAACAAGTGCAGATTAACAAATAGAGAAGGAAAGTTTTACAGGTCAGAGCTGCCATCTGCATGTGTTTTTTGTCTTGTCAGTGAGTGTCTGCCTCATGCTGGAGCCTCTCAGCTTTGAAATGCAAAGCTGGTCTGAATTCTCCTGGGGTGGCCAGGTAGCAGTACTGCTGAAACACAATTAGCAGTATTTACCACCCTGGCAGGGTTGCAGTGTAAATGATGCTTAGTTTCACCGAGAAGTGTGGTGTCAAATTTAAGCAATTATAATCGTAGCTGGGGATGTGTCTGGAGAGCATGATGCCACCTGCACCGGTTCCATTCCACTCCAAGCTCGCTGAGGTCCCTCCTGTGGGTGTAGTAACTTGTCCACAGTCCCGCAGCTCTGGGACATCCCTTGTGATCCTACAGTGGGTCTTTGACAGACCGTTTGCACGCTGTTGTTGGCTGATACCTCCtgtctgttttccagctgctcatGCTCCTTGGCACCGCTGATGGTCAGTCGAAGCTGACCTCTGAGCAGAATGCCATCAGCCTCTCCCCTGGCAAGTACCGCCACCTCGACCATGCCACCAACGAAGAGCTGACCTGTGACAAATGTCCTGCAGGAACTTACGTGTCTAAGCACTGTACGAAGAGTACCTTAAGAGAGTGCAGCCCTTGTCCTGACGGGACCTTTACCAAGCATGAGAACGGCATAGAGCGGTGCCACCCTTGTAGGAAACCCTGTGAACTGCCAATGATTGAGAAAACTCATTGTACTGCCTTGACTGACCGCGAGTGCACTTGCCTGTCTGGTACGTTTCAGACAAACGATACCTGCGTCCCTTACATGGTGTGCCCGGTCGGCTGGGGCGTCCGCAAGAAAGGAACCGAGACCGAAGACGTCAGGTGCAAGCCGTGCCCTCGTGGTACCTTTTCTGATGTGCCTTCTAGTGTGATGAAGTGCAAACCCTACACTGACTGCTTTGGGAAAAACATGGTGGTCATCAAGCCGGGGACGAAGGAGAGTGACAACGTCTGTGGTACTCCGGCGTCCCTTCCGAACACAGCTTTGATTTCATCGAGCACCGAAGAGGGTGAGCAGCCCTATGAGGTTCCACCAACCACTGATCTTCCCAAAGGTAATGTCCACCCCTGAAACGCAGGTGTAGTTTTGACTGAAGGATTGTGTTCCTGCCTTGGTCAGGGTTGGTGTTAGGCTGTTAAAAAAACACCTGGTCTAAAGCCTGGGTGGTGCTTCTGCTTCATGGCATCGGTTTGCCCTCACTTGTATTAAGCCGCATTTAATAACATTTTCACTGAGACTGCAGTCCTGATCGCACGTCTGGCTGTCCTGCTGTTTGGGCTGAAAGGACGTGACTTTCCACACcctcttttcctgtctctgTGATGTGCTGGCACAGGTCTTTGTGCAGTCGTCATGAACCTGGGTCgggatgcagcaggaaaaccccTGCAGTCTCCCTGCAGCAAAGGAGATTCCTCCTCTGATGGTTTCACTGCTTTTGTGTCTGTGCTTTCCTTGCTGCATTTCACGCTGTACTGTGTCACAGTATTGGTTGAATGGGCACCATTGAAACACCCCTGCAGGAGCCTGGGCTGACCTGTAACTTTTTTCCCTACAATCTCTTAAGATTATTATGTGGAATTCCTCTTTCTGTAGCTTGATTGGAAGTGGCTCATCTCCACAGCCTTAGCTGTGGCTGGTTTCAGGGGTGCTGTAGGGCTCCACTTAAAGTGGTATTCTGCACTCCCTGGAAAGCAGCTTCCTTACAGTGTCTCAGATGaggcattttaattaaaaaatgcaacttTTGATGACCTCAACAGCTGAGTTAATAAATATAATAGCAGGGAAGTGTTGAGAGTGGTAGGCTTCCAGTGCTTCACCTTTGTTAGGTCTCAAAGCCTGCCCTGACGTTGGTGTATTATTGGGAGTGTTCAGGAGGGTGTTTCCTGAACTTTGAAATCAACTGTCGACAATTACGTAAAAGTTGAAGCACTTTCCCTATTTCAGTGTCCTGATAAGGGTGTTTTGGGTAACCAAGCTGGGGCAAAACCAGGTACAGACGAACCCACCCACTCTCTGTCTCAGCTGTGATGAGACACAATCTGCAAAAGATGCCTTTCCAAAATAATCTGTAGTTTTTGACACAACAgcccttcttcctcttcttgcCAGGCTTTGGCTCACATTTCGCATCTGTCTGGGACCTGAAAGGTGTTGGTTGATAAGGAGACTCAATAAAGATGGAAGGTAGCTCTTAGGGGGAAGTTTGGTTGCTTCAGAGACTTATTTTGTAGTTGATTCATCTGCAGCTGCTTGCAGGGCTGATAAAAAACAGATTTCACTTCCTTAACAAACCCAATGGAGAGACACTAAGCATACAAATAGTCAtatatttttgtacttttatcCAGATACGAAATTCCACAAATGACTTAAAATTTATGTTCATAAacctaaaaagaaaaccaaactcaCTCAAAGTTGTTGGTTTTCTGAGAAATGCTGAACGTGGGACAAACAGACTGACAACATGCCTTTAGTAACTCATTTTTTGTAATAAACTGCCTCTAGCCTTAACCAGCAAGGTTCAGTTTTACCTTGAAGCTCCCTCTGTAACCGTACCCATCTGTTCCCAGAGGCAAACCTCAACTTCACCTCTACTCTTTCTCGCTGCCTGGCGTTGGGTTTCTGTCTGCTGGCCAAGCCAACGCTCAGGCAGGTCTTAGCCCGTGATGTGATGCCATATCGCATCTCCGGGGCCGTGACACTCAACTCTCCTCTCCTCCCGCAGGTCTGAACTCTTCAGTTCCCGATTTTGTCCCCTCTCCAGCGCCGCGCGCGTCCAGCAGCATGGTGGAGCGGGCACGGTACTACAACGAAACCTCAGCCAACGAGACGGGCGGCGTCGGCGGGACCCTCATGGGCTCGGGCACCACCAGCCAGGCCCAGAGCTACCGGCACAAGCAGACCAGCCAAGCGCTGGAGAAGCAGCCATCCCTGGAGACGATGGGGGGCGAGAAGCCCAACGTCCCATACAGGCCCCCGCGGCGAGGCTCGCAGAACGTCCACCAGCACTTCGACATCAACGAGCACTTGCCGTGGATGATcgtcctgttcctgctgctggtcCTGGTGGTGATCGTGGTCTGCAGCGTCAGAAAGAGCTCACGGACTCTGAAGAAGGGACCCCGGCAAGATCCCAGTGCCATTGTGGAAAAAGCTATTATGAAAAAGTCCACCACCCCCACACAGAACAGGGAGAAGTGGATCTATTACTGCAACGGGCACGGTGAGCAGTAGTGACTGTGTGATGTCCTCCCCGCTCCAACCCAGGGCTGTGGAGGGGCCACTCCCACAGGCAGTGACCTGTGGTTTTTCTCATTTGGTGGGTCTTGTAGTCTGAACAAAGCCCATCGTGGTTCCTCAGATGTTTCTTCATCCTTGGCTTCTCCTCCTTCCAGTTCTCATGGTGTGTCCCTACCTCCTGAAGGAAGGCTTAATGGAGGGAGTGTCACCTGCTCACTCCAGCTTCTCTTCATCTTCTCACccagcttctccagcttctACCCTTCTTCCATTGGTAGAATGATTTTGAATGaaggcaccttttttttttctcccattttctttccttcctgcttttcttctgtttcacatGGTCCTTATTTTCTCAGTGACTCAGACACGGATCTGGTTGTCTTTCGTGTCATCCTTTATCCCCTCATCCCCATCTGTTTCTGGAAGGCTGAGTCATCCCCCACCTCTTGGCACTGCCTCAGTTTCAGCTCTTAACCCTAAATCCTAAGTGCTGGCTTGTGTCTCAAGCCCTTTGCCCACACTGGAGCCAGAAAGGTTATCCTTAAAGGCTGAGTTGTGGATGTGTACAGCTCCACAGGTATCATCAGGTCTGCCTGGactctctttttgttttctgttcatttaGTGGATGTTTTGCTCTCAGCTTTCTGATGAGACTTTAAAGATGACATGTTGTGATCTTCAAGTTGAAATTTGTAAAAATCAGTGTTAAACTAATGGTGACTGTGAGCATCAAGCAGCTGTGATCTCCCTGGTGGGATGCACAgttcttcctctgcagagctcccgTGGCAATTTTGACCTTCCCTTATCCTCTGCAGACTGACAAGTCCTTACTTACTTTGTGTTGACGTTTCTCAACCTTAAAACATCCGTTCACAGTTAACCTTTAGAAAAGCACATTTAacaaaggggaggggggggggggcagcaAACAAAGAATGGATTGAGCAAAGATTGGAAGGTTTAAGAGAGATCGGTCCTTGATGAAAGTCATCCTTGAGTGCTCAAGTACAAAGCGAAGGAGGTTTTGAATAGGGCGTCTTCTGTCGTGTACCCTCTTCACCTTCCTGCTGATTAATAGACCTACACTTTGTTTGCCTTCATTAATTCATGTATACAACCAGTAAGATCTCGTTGGAATTGGTTTTCTGCCTTCTCTTGTGTTTGTGTTGCTTATCAATTTCCTTTTAACTTTTTTGTGTTCTTGGGCTGCAGTTTcttaaactattttttctggttttgataaCTTTTTCCTATAACCCCTGCACTCCATTGTCCCTAAAATCTCTGGCACCCAAAGCATGGTCCGTGAGACAGTTATGAGTGATCTGCAGTGGAGTTGCAGAACCTTATTGTGGGTTCCAAGACATCCTTGTTTGTGGGCACTACCAGGAATACTTGGGTTTGGCCATGATTCATAGGTCAAAAACAAGTGGTTGTTCCTAACTTGCGGTAACCCTTTTCCCCAAGACCTTAATTACCTTAATTGTTTGAATTTCTGTTGCTTTCCTATTTCTTGAAGCGCCTCAGAGTAGGGCAGTTTGTACCGGACAGGGAATGCTCAAGTGCAGGGACCAGACCACGCTGCCTTGAGTGGGTGCAGCTCTGGATTCTGTCCTGGTGTTTCAGACCATGCTGAAGTGCCCGTGCTGCAGCTGATCCTTCTAGAAGCCATCTTAGAGCTGCTTTTGTGGGCACTTGTGTGTGCTGGGTCACTAATCATGATTCAGGTTAAAGAAACCATGCGGGTAAGAGAAGGTTCTGTAGAGAACAACGACGTGTTTTAACCCATTTAGATAAAACCTCTCCTCTCAGATGCTGTCATCCTTTGGGGGACAGCATCATTTGCGGGTCATGCTGTGCTTCCCAGGGTGAGTTGTTCCCGCCTTCTCTGTCACATTAACAGCTGCATAAATTTCGCAAGATCCTTGCTGagtttttcctttgtcttgGGAAATAAGCTGGGTGTAACAGCAAAATCACACTTAGGTGATAAACCAGCTTGGTGTGATTGAACCTCTCCAGTCTGGAGGTGAATGGCGCCATTACTC contains:
- the TNFRSF21 gene encoding tumor necrosis factor receptor superfamily member 21 isoform X1 — encoded protein: MAGSCPDLSRKRFPAALSPHLRSQLLMLLGTADGQSKLTSEQNAISLSPGKYRHLDHATNEELTCDKCPAGTYVSKHCTKSTLRECSPCPDGTFTKHENGIERCHPCRKPCELPMIEKTHCTALTDRECTCLSGTFQTNDTCVPYMVCPVGWGVRKKGTETEDVRCKPCPRGTFSDVPSSVMKCKPYTDCFGKNMVVIKPGTKESDNVCGTPASLPNTALISSSTEEGEQPYEVPPTTDLPKGLNSSVPDFVPSPAPRASSSMVERARYYNETSANETGGVGGTLMGSGTTSQAQSYRHKQTSQALEKQPSLETMGGEKPNVPYRPPRRGSQNVHQHFDINEHLPWMIVLFLLLVLVVIVVCSVRKSSRTLKKGPRQDPSAIVEKAIMKKSTTPTQNREKWIYYCNGHGIDILKLVAAQVGSQWKDIYQFLCNASEREVAAFSNGYAADHERAYAALQHWTIRGPEASLAQLISALRQHRRNDVVEKIRGLMEDTTPVQMQQPQWQAQEPVNEDVKLEGDKLALPVSPSPVSPTPSPKPPEAAVLTVEPSPSEKKCFFVDEAEPLLRCDSTSSGSSALSRTGSFITKEKKDTVLRQVRLDPCDLQPIFDDMLHILNPEELHVIEEIPQAEDKLDRLFEIAGVKSQEASQTLLDSVYSHLPDLL
- the TNFRSF21 gene encoding tumor necrosis factor receptor superfamily member 21 isoform X3; protein product: MLMGSLRYAAPAGILELLMLLGTADGQSKLTSEQNAISLSPGKYRHLDHATNEELTCDKCPAGTYVSKHCTKSTLRECSPCPDGTFTKHENGIERCHPCRKPCELPMIEKTHCTALTDRECTCLSGTFQTNDTCVPYMVCPVGWGVRKKGTETEDVRCKPCPRGTFSDVPSSVMKCKPYTDCFGKNMVVIKPGTKESDNVCGTPASLPNTALISSSTEEGEQPYEVPPTTDLPKGLNSSVPDFVPSPAPRASSSMVERARYYNETSANETGGVGGTLMGSGTTSQAQSYRHKQTSQALEKQPSLETMGGEKPNVPYRPPRRGSQNVHQHFDINEHLPWMIVLFLLLVLVVIVVCSVRKSSRTLKKGPRQDPSAIVEKAIMKKSTTPTQNREKWIYYCNGHGIDILKLVAAQVGSQWKDIYQFLCNASEREVAAFSNGYAADHERAYAALQHWTIRGPEASLAQLISALRQHRRNDVVEKIRGLMEDTTPVQMQQPQWQAQEPVNEDVKLEGDKLALPVSPSPVSPTPSPKPPEAAVLTVEPSPSEKKCFFVDEAEPLLRCDSTSSGSSALSRTGSFITKEKKDTVLRQVRLDPCDLQPIFDDMLHILNPEELHVIEEIPQAEDKLDRLFEIAGVKSQEASQTLLDSVYSHLPDLL
- the TNFRSF21 gene encoding tumor necrosis factor receptor superfamily member 21 isoform X2, producing MGAAAASRSSAGFAGILALLMLLGTADGQSKLTSEQNAISLSPGKYRHLDHATNEELTCDKCPAGTYVSKHCTKSTLRECSPCPDGTFTKHENGIERCHPCRKPCELPMIEKTHCTALTDRECTCLSGTFQTNDTCVPYMVCPVGWGVRKKGTETEDVRCKPCPRGTFSDVPSSVMKCKPYTDCFGKNMVVIKPGTKESDNVCGTPASLPNTALISSSTEEGEQPYEVPPTTDLPKGLNSSVPDFVPSPAPRASSSMVERARYYNETSANETGGVGGTLMGSGTTSQAQSYRHKQTSQALEKQPSLETMGGEKPNVPYRPPRRGSQNVHQHFDINEHLPWMIVLFLLLVLVVIVVCSVRKSSRTLKKGPRQDPSAIVEKAIMKKSTTPTQNREKWIYYCNGHGIDILKLVAAQVGSQWKDIYQFLCNASEREVAAFSNGYAADHERAYAALQHWTIRGPEASLAQLISALRQHRRNDVVEKIRGLMEDTTPVQMQQPQWQAQEPVNEDVKLEGDKLALPVSPSPVSPTPSPKPPEAAVLTVEPSPSEKKCFFVDEAEPLLRCDSTSSGSSALSRTGSFITKEKKDTVLRQVRLDPCDLQPIFDDMLHILNPEELHVIEEIPQAEDKLDRLFEIAGVKSQEASQTLLDSVYSHLPDLL